Below is a genomic region from Borrelia hispanica CRI.
TTTTGTAATTTTTTGCTTTGTGAAAAAATTATTACAGTCCAATATTACTTGGACTGTAATAACCTTTTACCAAATATCAATACCTATTTTTGCCGTGCTTAAATCCATTTATCCTCCTTTTCATGTGATGTAATATTGAATGGTAATTGCATATTATCAGAATTACTATTGACCTTTTCTATAAATTTTTTTATTTTAGTTTGAATAGGTTCAATAGCCAATTTTATTTGTGGTGTTAAAGCATTATCTAAAATTTCCATGTTTTTAGTATAAATATGCTCATACTCCAAATAGAATTGGTGTAATAATGAGAATGCTTGATTATCACGTCTGTCAAAAGTAGCATCTTTAAAATTGAATAATGAATCAATTAAATTTGAGATTGCATTTAAAGATGCGTTTAAAGATTCTTTATTAAGAATCATATCTGACCCCCATCATCATTATTATTATTTTGTTTATTTTTATTTTTAAATTTTTCTATTAAGATATGTAATATATCTTTAAGCACAGGTTTAAGCAAGAGTACAGTACTCAAAATTAAACCAGAAATAATTAATAACTTAGTACCATCAATATCAAGTAAAAGTCGTATTAAATTATTTGTGTTAATGTCGTTCATATGAGCTTTAACCTCTTCTTTAAAAATTTGTATCTATAACTATATAGCTAAAATTAATTTTTGCTATAAATATAAATATAATATTTCACAGTTTAACAAGTCTAGGAACTGTATCGTAACTTGATGATGAGTATCCACGTTTTTGTATATACCAACCCTGAAACAAAGGAATAAGAGTATCTACCAAAGCATTTTTTGTACCAAGATAATATATTAATCCTTTGCCTGATTCACTAGCGTATTGAGTATATATTCGTTTTGCATATTTAGTCCCTGATGCATTAATAGTTGCATCTACAAGTATGTCTAAATAAATGGGTTTGTCATCATCAGATGAATAAAATCTTAATATAACGTCTTGATTTGAGTACTCTGAAGTCATATCTATGACATAAGCTCTTCTTCTAAGGTCGTATTCTGCAATTGAACTACTTGTAGTTCTGGTCCTTGATAATGTGAAATCAGATGGTGGACCAAGTAAGTATTCAGGAATAGATGATTTTTGTAATGTACCATAGCCATTTGTAGTAACAAAATAATCAGATTTATTTAGTCTAGAACTTGACATACTATTTGTAAGTCTGCTCTTTACTTGACT
It encodes:
- a CDS encoding BlyA family holin; the protein is MNDINTNNLIRLLLDIDGTKLLIISGLILSTVLLLKPVLKDILHILIEKFKNKNKQNNNNDDGGQI
- a CDS encoding DUF685 domain-containing protein, which translates into the protein MSSQEQILIDNEEYIQINKLNKIGDIKDQYLMLIDDGVSSCHAITYANFFEKTRDKIFKNNGLEYFKEVIKDTIATELINNEDFINKAYNKLLTKILNDDSSSISNIFSQVKSRLTNSMSSSRLNKSDYFVTTNGYGTLQKSSIPEYLLGPPSDFTLSRTRTTSSSIAEYDLRRRAYVIDMTSEYSNQDVILRFYSSDDDKPIYLDILVDATINASGTKYAKRIYTQYASESGKGLIYYLGTKNALVDTLIPLFQGWYIQKRGYSSSSYDTVPRLVKL
- a CDS encoding BlyB family putative holin accessory protein, with amino-acid sequence MILNKESLNASLNAISNLIDSLFNFKDATFDRRDNQAFSLLHQFYLEYEHIYTKNMEILDNALTPQIKLAIEPIQTKIKKFIEKVNSNSDNMQLPFNITSHEKEDKWI